One genomic window of Cupriavidus sp. P-10 includes the following:
- a CDS encoding S-(hydroxymethyl)glutathione dehydrogenase/class III alcohol dehydrogenase, whose protein sequence is MKTKAAIAWEAGARLTIEDVDLDGPRAGEVLVEMKATGICHTDYYTLSGADPEGIFPAILGHEGAGIVTDVGPGVTSLKPGDHVIPLYTPECRQCKFCLSRKTNLCQAIRSTQGKGLMPDGTSRFSIDGKPIFHYMGTSTFANHIVVPEIALAKIRPDAPFDKVCYIGCGVTTGVGAVLFTAKVEAGANVVVFGLGGIGLNVIQGAKMVGADKIIGVDLNPERQAMARKFGMTHFVNPKEVENVVDHILQLTDGGADYSFECIGNTQVMRQALECCHKGWGKSIIIGVADAGAEISTRPFQLVTGREWKGSAFGGARGRTDVPKIVDWYMEGKLNIDDLITHTLPLERINEGFDLMKRGESIRSVVLY, encoded by the coding sequence ATGAAGACGAAAGCTGCAATCGCCTGGGAAGCCGGCGCCCGGCTGACCATCGAAGACGTGGACCTGGACGGCCCGCGCGCCGGGGAAGTGCTGGTGGAAATGAAGGCCACCGGCATCTGCCACACCGACTACTACACGCTGTCCGGCGCCGACCCGGAAGGGATCTTCCCGGCGATCCTGGGCCATGAAGGCGCGGGCATCGTCACCGATGTCGGCCCCGGCGTGACCTCGCTCAAGCCCGGCGACCACGTGATCCCGCTGTACACGCCGGAATGCCGCCAGTGCAAGTTCTGCCTGTCGCGCAAGACCAACCTGTGCCAGGCGATCCGTTCGACCCAGGGCAAGGGCCTGATGCCGGACGGCACCTCGCGCTTTTCGATCGACGGCAAGCCGATCTTCCACTACATGGGCACGTCGACCTTTGCCAACCATATCGTGGTGCCGGAGATCGCGCTGGCGAAGATCCGCCCCGATGCGCCGTTCGACAAGGTCTGCTACATCGGCTGCGGCGTGACCACTGGCGTGGGCGCAGTGCTGTTCACCGCCAAGGTGGAAGCCGGCGCCAATGTGGTGGTGTTCGGCCTCGGCGGCATTGGCCTGAACGTGATCCAGGGCGCGAAGATGGTGGGCGCCGACAAGATCATCGGCGTGGACCTGAACCCCGAGCGCCAAGCGATGGCGCGCAAGTTCGGCATGACGCATTTCGTCAACCCGAAGGAAGTGGAAAACGTCGTCGACCATATCCTCCAGCTTACAGACGGCGGCGCGGACTACTCATTCGAATGCATCGGCAACACGCAAGTCATGCGCCAGGCGCTGGAGTGCTGCCACAAGGGCTGGGGCAAGTCCATCATCATCGGCGTGGCCGACGCCGGCGCCGAGATCTCGACGCGTCCGTTCCAACTGGTGACCGGCCGCGAGTGGAAAGGCTCGGCCTTCGGTGGCGCGCGTGGCCGCACCGACGTGCCGAAGATCGTCGACTGGTACATGGAAGGCAAGCTCAACATCGACGACCTGATCACGCACACGCTGCCGCTGGAGCGCATCAACGAAGGCTTCGACCTGATGAAGCGCGGTGAGTCGATCCGCTCGGTCGTGTTGTACTGA